A window from Salvia miltiorrhiza cultivar Shanhuang (shh) chromosome 2, IMPLAD_Smil_shh, whole genome shotgun sequence encodes these proteins:
- the LOC131011209 gene encoding NAC domain-containing protein 19-like — translation MDHQETEQRHSEDEQIRAPAAPMAVPAWKSYAPGFRFRPTDGELIVEYLQKKIDNQPIPVDGMNETNLKEVNPWDIQANFPKLGYEEEWYFFTPRDRKYPNGERPDRGSESGYWKATGADKPVMVGDATIGFRKALVFYQGKPQKGVKTKWIMHEYRVNAPARKKRSKDDMRLDDWVLCHMYEKATRLPNNKRKNPNAKEAKEQSDDDSDSEFAVVGNDDDDDNEVAAAIENLPGILPENPYPFNYYYPEQNPAYLEDILKQSTFGGYQEADPSFRDVYFQLDGTVAPPVEEQLGFQQHLALGFQQHLNIASSYLNDETLGFQQQLNIASSYLNHETLGFQQQQPQPNIASSSQPNIASSSFLRSNEAFFPPNINTNTNFSPPIYNQIDAPIYNPIDAQQDMKIDAQENMKRFRFRR, via the exons ATGGATCATCAAGAAACAGAGCAGCGGCACTCGGAAGATGAACAAATTCGGGCACCGGCAGCTCCAATGGCCGTGCCGGCGTGGAAGAGTTATGCGCCGGGGTTTCGTTTCAGGCCCACTGACGGCGAGCTCATTGTGGAATACTTGCAGAAGAAAATCGACAACCAGCCTATCCCCGTTGATGGAATGAATGAGACTAATCTCAAAGAAGTCAACCCCTGGGACATACAAG CGAACTTTCCGAAACTGGGATATGAAGAGGAATGGTATTTCTTCACACCGAGGGATCGGAAGTATCCAAACGGAGAGCGGCCGGATCGAGGTTCGGAGTCGGGGTACTGGAAGGCTACCGGCGCTGATAAACCGGTGATGGTTGGAGATGCAACCATCGGATTCCGAAAGGCATTGGTGTTTTATCAAGGAAAGCCTCAGAAGGGTGTGAAGACTAAGTGGATAATGCATGAATATAGGGTTAATGCTCCTGCACGCAAGAAGAGGAGTAAAGATGACATGAgg TTGGATGATTGGGTTCTATGCCACATGTATGAGAAAGCTACGAGGCTACCAAACAACAAAAGGAAGAATCCAAATGCAAAGGAGGCTAAGGAGCAAAGCGATGATGATTCTGATTCTGAATTCGCTGTTGTAggaaatgatgatgatgatgataatgaaGTCGCTGCTGCGATCGAAAATCTTCCAGGAATACTGCCCGAAAATCCATAtccttttaattattattatcctgAGCAAAACCCAGCTTATCTTGAAGATATACTGAAACAATCCACATTTGGTGGCTATCAAGAAGCCGATCCATCATTTCGTGATGTATATTTCCAGTTGGATGGAACGGTGGCCCCACCAGTTGAGGAGCAATTGGGATTTCAGCAGCATCTTGCCTTGGGATTTCAGCAGCACCTAAATATAGCTTCTTCATATCTAAATGATGAGACATTGGGATTTCAGCAGCAGCTAAATATAGCTTCTTCATATCTAAATCATGAGACATTGGGATTTCAGCAGCAGCAACCGCAGCCAAATATAGCTTCTTCTTCGCAGCCAAACATAgcgtcttcttcttttttgaggAGTAATGAAGCTTTTTTTCCCCCAAACATCAACACCAACACCAATTTTTCTCCTCCCATATACAACCAGATCGATGCTCCCATATACAATCCGATCGACGCCCAGCAAGACATGAAGATCGATGCTCAGGAAAACATGAAGAGGTTTAGGTTTAGACGTTAG